One part of the Sporocytophaga myxococcoides DSM 11118 genome encodes these proteins:
- a CDS encoding trifunctional MMPL family transporter/lysophospholipid acyltransferase/class I SAM-dependent methyltransferase, whose protein sequence is MSDLFLNLYNFFEKRRWLLAVIICSVIAVAAFFASGIKMEEDISKIMPKDEKITKMNLIFQNSKFTDKLIFHLYLNDTTVTDPDKLVGFSENLAEVLKGKYQPEYIKDINYKVSDDMMAQVYNTFYENIPLFLDEKDYKDINLLTERQHLDSTMARNYKTLISPASIVMKQFIVKDPVGITFIGLKKLQNLQYEDNYELYNGSIVTKDKKHLVFFIDPAHSGNKTAKNSEFLKGVDATIDSLQKIEGGKVTAEYFGAMAMSVGNAERIKNDITITVSIAISILVVFISLFFRRAAIVFLIFLPVAIGGLISLAILTFFRPNISAIALGMGSVLLGITIDYSLHIFTHYKSTGSPKAVIKDVTTPLLLSCLITASSFFCLMFVKSEALQDLGLFAAISCINAALIGLIVLPHFLKKKKVEEHKTEDHGSLSFVHKYTSYEFDRNPFIIGAIAIVSMVCAYTYNLVEFESDMLKMNYVSDKLFVAQENLNKISSASSKSVYLVSSGKTLNEALASSEKVAVQVEKLKEEGVVRKYTSVRKMLISDSLQKEKIKRWNNYWTEEKKALLKKNLLESSAKYKFKPEAFAGFFELLDKQYQPVTMEDLADVRKLFFNDFITESKDLTTVVTLLKVDEEDKKQVYADIHENDNLTIVDKKYLTDKFIEILNSDFSLLEVLSLGLVLFILVVSYGRIELGLIAFVPMCLSWLWTLGLMGMLGIKFNIVNIIISTFILGLGIDYSIFIMSGLLQEYRLGLNNLASYKTSIFLSAFTSIVGIGVLVFAQHPALQSIAFLSIVGMFSVIIISYTVQPLLFRLLITNRTRKGFDPYTAEGLFFTFVAYTYFLLGCLVLNVVGPIVLYVLPVKASKRKLILHYLLMYFSKSMIYIMGNVRKKIINETGEDFKKPAVIIANHQSFLDILVTIMLYPKMVMVTNEWVWNSPFFGRVIRSADFYLATSDHEAGLEKLQALVDEGYSIIIFPEGTRAADKKVARFHKGAFLMAERLKLDIIPLLLHGTGDTIAKGDLLLKNGRITMKLLPRISPEDKTYGETYSERAKLIGRYFRGEYEKLRDSEETVNYYKNRLIKNYIYKGPVLEWYLRVKLRLENNYEFFNTIVPKKAVITDLGCGYGFLCNMLGFLSDERKIVGVDYDSEKIEVAENGFAKPASVRFEAADITKYDIQNSDVILLNDVMHYLPEVVQTELLDKCFDKLNPGGMLILRDGDSDYQERHKGTKLTEFFSTRFVKFNKTENPLSYLSGKAIVKQAKDKGLDVEIVDNTKLTSNRIFIIKKVIF, encoded by the coding sequence ATGTCTGATCTGTTTCTTAATCTTTATAATTTTTTTGAAAAACGTAGATGGCTGCTTGCAGTCATTATTTGTTCAGTTATTGCTGTAGCTGCATTCTTCGCTTCGGGCATCAAAATGGAAGAAGATATTTCCAAGATAATGCCTAAAGACGAGAAGATCACGAAGATGAACCTGATCTTCCAGAATTCTAAATTTACAGATAAGCTTATCTTCCATCTATACCTGAATGATACTACTGTAACTGATCCGGATAAACTAGTTGGGTTCTCTGAAAACCTCGCAGAAGTATTAAAGGGAAAATACCAGCCAGAATATATCAAAGACATCAACTATAAAGTGTCTGATGATATGATGGCTCAGGTTTATAATACCTTCTATGAAAATATTCCTTTGTTCCTGGATGAGAAGGATTATAAGGACATTAACCTGCTGACAGAAAGGCAACATCTGGACTCCACAATGGCAAGGAATTACAAGACTTTAATTTCCCCTGCCAGCATTGTGATGAAGCAGTTTATTGTCAAGGATCCTGTCGGAATTACTTTCATTGGCTTGAAAAAACTTCAAAATCTTCAATACGAAGATAACTATGAGTTATATAATGGTAGCATTGTAACTAAAGATAAAAAACATCTGGTGTTTTTTATTGACCCTGCTCATTCCGGAAATAAAACAGCAAAGAACTCTGAATTTCTAAAAGGTGTAGATGCCACTATCGATAGTTTACAAAAGATAGAGGGTGGAAAAGTAACAGCAGAATATTTCGGTGCAATGGCAATGTCGGTGGGCAATGCCGAAAGAATCAAGAATGATATTACCATTACAGTATCAATTGCTATCTCTATTCTTGTAGTATTCATCAGTTTGTTTTTCCGAAGGGCGGCAATTGTATTTCTGATATTCCTCCCAGTCGCTATTGGCGGACTAATTTCACTCGCAATTTTGACTTTCTTCCGACCAAATATTTCTGCTATAGCACTGGGCATGGGGTCGGTGTTGCTTGGTATAACAATAGATTACTCACTCCATATATTTACGCACTATAAGAGTACAGGCTCTCCGAAGGCAGTTATAAAGGATGTAACCACTCCGCTTTTGCTAAGTTGTTTGATCACTGCATCTTCTTTCTTCTGCCTGATGTTTGTAAAAAGTGAAGCTTTGCAGGACCTTGGTTTGTTCGCAGCAATAAGCTGTATCAATGCTGCTTTGATAGGCTTAATAGTGCTTCCTCATTTTCTTAAGAAAAAGAAAGTAGAAGAACATAAAACAGAAGATCACGGAAGTCTTTCTTTTGTTCATAAATATACTTCCTACGAGTTCGACAGAAATCCTTTTATCATAGGTGCAATTGCTATTGTTTCAATGGTGTGCGCATACACTTATAATTTAGTGGAGTTCGAAAGCGACATGTTGAAGATGAACTATGTATCGGATAAGCTTTTTGTTGCTCAGGAAAATCTGAATAAAATAAGTTCAGCCTCTTCTAAATCAGTGTACCTTGTCTCAAGCGGAAAAACATTGAATGAAGCCCTTGCCAGCAGTGAAAAGGTTGCAGTTCAGGTTGAAAAGCTGAAGGAAGAAGGTGTGGTCCGCAAGTATACATCCGTACGCAAAATGCTTATCAGTGATAGTTTGCAAAAGGAAAAGATCAAAAGATGGAATAATTACTGGACTGAAGAAAAGAAAGCTTTACTTAAAAAGAATCTCCTGGAATCTTCTGCCAAGTATAAATTCAAACCTGAGGCATTTGCAGGATTCTTTGAACTTCTGGATAAACAATATCAGCCAGTGACTATGGAAGATCTTGCAGATGTCAGAAAACTATTCTTCAATGATTTTATCACAGAAAGCAAAGATCTGACAACAGTTGTTACCTTGTTGAAAGTTGATGAGGAGGATAAAAAACAGGTCTATGCTGATATACATGAAAATGATAACCTCACTATAGTTGATAAGAAATATCTTACTGATAAGTTTATTGAAATCCTGAACAGTGATTTCAGCCTTCTGGAAGTATTATCCCTTGGGTTAGTATTATTCATACTTGTTGTTTCCTATGGAAGAATAGAGCTTGGGTTAATAGCATTTGTACCTATGTGCCTGAGCTGGTTGTGGACACTTGGGCTAATGGGAATGCTTGGTATTAAGTTTAATATTGTCAATATCATCATCTCAACGTTTATTCTCGGTCTCGGTATAGATTACAGTATTTTCATCATGTCGGGGCTCCTTCAGGAGTACAGACTGGGGCTGAATAATCTAGCTTCGTATAAAACCTCCATATTCCTTTCAGCATTTACCTCTATTGTGGGTATAGGTGTGTTAGTATTTGCTCAACACCCGGCACTGCAATCCATTGCATTCTTATCGATAGTTGGAATGTTCTCGGTAATCATTATTTCCTACACTGTTCAGCCTTTACTGTTCAGACTTCTGATCACCAATCGAACCAGAAAAGGATTTGACCCATATACTGCAGAAGGCTTGTTTTTTACTTTTGTTGCCTACACTTATTTCCTTTTAGGATGTTTAGTGTTAAATGTAGTTGGTCCTATTGTATTGTATGTCCTTCCGGTTAAAGCGAGCAAGAGGAAACTTATACTGCATTACCTGCTGATGTATTTCAGCAAGTCCATGATTTATATTATGGGAAATGTCAGGAAGAAAATTATCAATGAAACTGGGGAGGATTTTAAGAAACCTGCGGTAATCATCGCTAATCATCAGTCATTCCTGGATATTCTTGTTACTATTATGCTTTATCCCAAGATGGTAATGGTAACAAATGAGTGGGTCTGGAACTCTCCATTCTTTGGAAGAGTTATCAGATCAGCTGATTTCTACCTTGCAACATCAGATCATGAAGCAGGTTTGGAGAAGTTGCAAGCATTGGTTGATGAAGGTTATTCAATTATAATTTTCCCTGAGGGAACAAGAGCAGCAGACAAGAAAGTTGCCCGATTCCACAAGGGTGCTTTTCTTATGGCAGAACGCTTAAAGCTTGATATTATTCCACTTCTTTTACATGGCACAGGTGATACCATTGCGAAAGGTGACCTACTCCTGAAGAATGGAAGGATTACAATGAAGTTACTTCCAAGAATATCCCCAGAGGACAAGACATATGGTGAGACATACTCTGAAAGAGCAAAATTGATCGGAAGATATTTCAGAGGTGAATACGAGAAACTAAGAGATTCAGAGGAGACAGTAAATTATTACAAGAATAGATTAATCAAAAATTATATCTATAAAGGACCTGTTCTTGAATGGTATCTCAGAGTGAAATTAAGGCTTGAAAATAACTACGAGTTTTTCAATACAATTGTGCCAAAGAAAGCTGTAATCACAGACTTGGGATGTGGCTATGGTTTTCTATGTAATATGCTAGGTTTCCTTTCTGATGAAAGAAAAATAGTTGGAGTTGATTATGACTCGGAGAAGATAGAGGTAGCAGAGAACGGATTCGCAAAACCTGCAAGTGTTAGATTTGAAGCAGCGGATATTACGAAGTATGATATTCAGAATTCAGATGTGATTCTACTGAATGATGTAATGCATTATCTTCCTGAAGTAGTACAAACGGAGTTGTTAGATAAATGCTTTGATAAGTTAAATCCAGGAGGAATGTTGATCTTGAGAGATGGAGATTCAGATTATCAGGAGAGACATAAAGGAACTAAGTTAACTGAGTTCTTCTCTACACGTTTTGTCAAGTTTAACAAAACGGAAAATCCACTTTCGTATCTTTCCGGTAAAGCTATCGTAAAACAGGCAAAAGACAAGGGACTTGATGTTGAGATTGTAGACAATACAAAACTGACCTCAAATAGAATTTTTATCATAAAAAAAGTAATTTTTTAG
- a CDS encoding DUF2062 domain-containing protein has protein sequence MQSLKDTYREKFDKLKCCVLIPTYNNEKTLSNVIRDVLEYTANVIVVNDGSTDSTRGILESFTQVKVVQQPHNMGKGMALRTGFKAAFEQGYQYAITIDSDGQHMASDLPVFIDKIEKEPGTLIVGARNMEQSSVPGKSSFGHKFSNFWFWFETGVKLPDTQSGYRLYPLEPLYKMKWFTRKYEFEIENIVRASWKGVKVDSVPVQVYYGKERVTHFRPFKDFSRVSVLNTVLVVIAVLFIKPFKVVRSLNRNSIADFFKKYVFNRDESDLRKTFAVMFGVFMGIVPIWGFQLIVGITLAHLMKLNKVLFVTAAHISIPPMIPILIFLSYKSGGMVLPNGKDVLIFNRDITLENVKADLFQYTVGSMLLAVAAAVLFGLITYLLLKVFPARQKLNTEISS, from the coding sequence ATGCAATCTCTGAAAGATACCTATAGGGAAAAGTTTGACAAGCTTAAATGTTGTGTGCTTATTCCTACATACAACAATGAAAAAACTTTGTCCAACGTGATCAGGGATGTACTGGAATATACGGCAAATGTCATTGTTGTTAATGATGGCTCTACAGATTCTACACGTGGCATCCTTGAGTCTTTCACTCAGGTTAAGGTAGTTCAGCAGCCTCATAATATGGGCAAAGGCATGGCCCTTCGCACAGGGTTCAAAGCTGCTTTTGAACAGGGATATCAATACGCTATTACTATAGATTCAGATGGTCAGCATATGGCATCGGATCTTCCTGTATTTATAGATAAGATTGAAAAAGAACCAGGGACACTTATTGTAGGGGCAAGGAATATGGAGCAATCCTCTGTGCCCGGCAAAAGCAGCTTCGGACATAAGTTTTCCAATTTCTGGTTTTGGTTTGAAACAGGAGTAAAACTTCCCGATACTCAGTCAGGATATAGGCTTTATCCCTTAGAGCCTTTATATAAAATGAAATGGTTCACCAGAAAATATGAATTTGAAATTGAGAATATAGTAAGAGCTTCCTGGAAAGGTGTAAAGGTTGATTCAGTGCCAGTTCAGGTATATTATGGTAAAGAACGTGTAACGCACTTTAGGCCGTTTAAAGATTTTAGCAGAGTAAGTGTGTTGAACACTGTACTGGTTGTGATTGCAGTTCTTTTTATCAAACCTTTTAAAGTAGTCAGAAGTCTTAACAGAAACAGTATTGCTGACTTTTTCAAAAAGTATGTTTTCAACAGAGACGAATCTGATTTAAGAAAGACATTCGCTGTGATGTTTGGAGTTTTCATGGGAATAGTGCCTATATGGGGTTTTCAGCTGATAGTTGGAATAACGCTGGCACATCTGATGAAATTAAATAAGGTGCTATTTGTAACAGCTGCACATATTAGCATACCTCCTATGATTCCCATTCTTATTTTCCTGAGCTATAAGTCAGGAGGTATGGTGTTGCCTAATGGTAAAGATGTTTTGATATTCAACAGAGATATAACATTAGAAAATGTTAAAGCAGATCTCTTCCAATATACCGTAGGAAGCATGTTGCTTGCAGTAGCTGCAGCTGTGTTGTTTGGTCTTATTACTTATTTATTATTAAAAGTTTTTCCTGCGAGGCAAAAACTAAATACTGAAATTTCAAGCTGA